CAAATGTATTGTTCATAGCACCTAATGTGAGTGAGCCAAATACACTCAATTGTTTGTCTAACTCGTAGCTTGCACCAGCTGTTAGTGATGTTTCTGTTCTGTATAGCTCACCATCTAACAATAAAGGCGTAATACCAGCTTGCACATACCACAGGGTTTGTTCTAATTGTTGTTGGTAGCGCCCTGTTATATTTGTATTTATACGGTCATATTCAGATAGTTCATTAAATTTATACCAGTCAGTAGATATACCCAATGAAAGTGCACTGCGTTGATCAAGTGGGTGAGAGTAACGGCCTTTATAGTTTAGTTTTATATAGTTATCGTCGCTGCTTTTACTTGCTGGAGATAACAAAAACTCGCCTAAATTAGGGATTAATATAGTATCTTCTGATGTACCAGCATTAACATTGCCATCCATACCGTAAGCAATTTCAACATTTTGATTATATGAACGCCCAGCTAAGCGTTGTTTAAGCTGTGAGGTTTCCAATAATTTGCGTGCAGCCACTTTTACTCTTTCAGGAGAAGCACTGGTATTAATTAGTACGGATGCTTGTGAATTAGCCGCAGGTAAGTTGTTGGCTGCAATATAAGATTTTACTAAATATAAGCGAGCCTCATACCACTGCGGCTTAGCTTCTATTACACGCTCAAAAGCAAATACAGCTGGTGCTGAAAGCCCAGAGTTAAGTGCCGAAACACCTAATAGGTAATCAAAGTCAGGCTCGCCTAGGTATTTATAATTTTTTTGGCTACGTTTATAAGCCTCATCGTAGTGTTTTTGCGAAATTAAATATTGCAGTTCACCAAGTAGCTTTACATACGAGATATTATTTTGGGCTTTTACATTTAAGCTAATAAAAGAAAAGTAACCAAGTAAAAAAATAAGAAAAGCTTGTTTGATCATGCTTGTTGGAATGTCCCGTGAAATAAGTGGAGGCCTGCTAATACTAAATACTATTAAACAATAATAAGGTAGCACTTTCTGTTTATATGTAAAGCATATTGACGTATTATTATACGGTTGTTAACAATGATTTGACATGGATAAATATAGATTAAGAAATATAAGAAGCATTAAAATATAATGAATTAATAAAGGAATTTATAAAGGGATTAACAAAGAATAACTAGAAGGGAAAAAATGGGGCGATTGACGGGGCTTGAACCCGCGACAACCGGAATCACAATCCGGGGCTCTACCAACTGAGCTACAACCGCCACTACACACCTCGATTGGTGTGGCGCGCATAATACATAAAATTATAAATGTTGTGAAGCCCAAATATAAAAAAAACTAAAAAAAATAAATATTTCATAAAATTAGTTTGTTATCAGTAAAGGTTCATAAATAGCATGTAGCATTTAAATCCAGCCAAAATGGCTAAAAAAGCATAAAAACCACGCGTAAGTAGTGAAAATTCATTATTTAATGAGAATAAAATGTAAATTAATGTATACTCACTTGCGGGAAATTGCTTAATAAAAACTATTTGGAGTTACTATGGATTCAATACTTAATTGGCTAAACGAAAACTCAGGCCTGATTTTACATTATGGTATTCAAGCGGTTATTGCGCTTGTGATCTTTTTACTTGGTAGTCGTATTGCTAAGTTTTGTGCTGGTTTAACAGAAAAAACCTTTGATAAAAAGAAAGTAGATAAAGCGGTTGGCTCGTTTGTATCTAGTATAGTTTATGCAATTGTATTTGCTGCGACTATTTTAATGGCGCTTTCGCAAATAGGCATCGAAACTACTTCTTTCATTGCTATTTTAGGTGCTGCTGGTTTAGCTGTGGGCTTAGCACTACAGGGTTCACTATCTAACTTCGCATCTGGCGTATTAATTATTTTACTTCGTCCATTTAAATCTGGTGAGTTTGTTGAAGCTGGTGGTAAAATGGGCACAGTTAAAAAAATCGAAATATTCTCAACTGAACTCCGTACTCCAGATAACAAAGTAATTATTGTACCTAACTCACAAATTATGTCGGGTGCTATTACTAACTTCTCAAGAGAATCTACTCGTCGTATCGATTTAGTTATCGGAGTTGGTTATGATGCAGACCTACGTCAAGCAAAAGAAGTATTAAAGTCTGTACTTGATGCAGAAACACGCTTGCTAAAAGACCCAGCGTATACAGTAGC
The sequence above is drawn from the Pseudoalteromonas espejiana DSM 9414 genome and encodes:
- a CDS encoding surface lipoprotein assembly modifier, translated to MIKQAFLIFLLGYFSFISLNVKAQNNISYVKLLGELQYLISQKHYDEAYKRSQKNYKYLGEPDFDYLLGVSALNSGLSAPAVFAFERVIEAKPQWYEARLYLVKSYIAANNLPAANSQASVLINTSASPERVKVAARKLLETSQLKQRLAGRSYNQNVEIAYGMDGNVNAGTSEDTILIPNLGEFLLSPASKSSDDNYIKLNYKGRYSHPLDQRSALSLGISTDWYKFNELSEYDRINTNITGRYQQQLEQTLWYVQAGITPLLLDGELYRTETSLTAGASYELDKQLSVFGSLTLGAMNNTFDEKLDNSFYTLNIGASYLSKRWYQSVSANFKNESANINEGDFNARNISGVYYQVSALLAQQWQLSAQTGYQWIEYQDDHPLFLQTRSDNLLILSSSVRYLVNKSLALQLALNYQDKTSDISLFEYDRFDTNLSASYSF
- a CDS encoding mechanosensitive ion channel family protein, with the protein product MDSILNWLNENSGLILHYGIQAVIALVIFLLGSRIAKFCAGLTEKTFDKKKVDKAVGSFVSSIVYAIVFAATILMALSQIGIETTSFIAILGAAGLAVGLALQGSLSNFASGVLIILLRPFKSGEFVEAGGKMGTVKKIEIFSTELRTPDNKVIIVPNSQIMSGAITNFSRESTRRIDLVIGVGYDADLRQAKEVLKSVLDAETRLLKDPAYTVAVNELGDSSVNFVVRPWVNSADYWPTYWSLMENIKIALDDADIAIPFPQMDVHLHKQD